Proteins encoded by one window of Misgurnus anguillicaudatus chromosome 4, ASM2758022v2, whole genome shotgun sequence:
- the LOC129414393 gene encoding uncharacterized protein isoform X1: MPGPGWKIFRIRTLFEKVDDFSKARQKLKDYNRNGTAVLQSEDEGSMTKRRRKATRYPGFENGSTDSEPEQTPKRRPESRPQPLPISTTLPSLPPAPLLDIAVDMGQKSLDNTGQGTYTDISWNVRRESDHLNVINSSAHQSTPLPPQHLSPVFDINMDFPYSHASVGGEPGGHLLFKPTFRVGHETGPIPCTPAQLHGLLLLENLKQQVAQLATTVNLLMAKVNNGLQPAAFEWSGEFQFPLESDAELDRFEAWLVDPANDRQKHALVFTLSAVGGVDLKRVTWNILSYLFSCPLSRTINWKGVNKKRAFHRMASRTLLSRAVRKCALTASATEAEIWRHAIRWFALSADRSGGRQERLARQQQEQQPQQLPQHPPDFV, encoded by the exons ATGCCAGGCCCTGGCTGGAAAATCTTCAGAATAAGAACACTCTTTGAAAAAG tagATGACTTCAGTAAGGCAAGGCAAAAGCTGAAGGACTACAACAGAAATGGAACGGCAGTCCTCCAGTCAGAGGATGAGGGCTCAATGACAAAAAGGAGAAGAAAAGCGACACG TTACCCAGGATTTGAAAACGGAAGTACTGACTCTGAACCTGAGCAGACTCCAAAAAGAAGACCAGAGTCTCGGCCTCAGCCTCTCCCTATTAGCACTACCCTTCCTAGTCTCCCTCCAGCCCCCCTCT TGGACATCGCAGTGGACATGGGTCAGAAGTCTCTGGACAACACAGGACAGGGAACCTATACAGACATAAGCTGGAATGTGAGGAGGGAGTCAGACCACTTAAATG TAATCAATAGCTCAGCGCACCAGTCAACACCACTACCACCTCAACACTTGAGTCCAGTGTTTGACATTAATATGGACTTCCCCTATTCACATG CTAGCGTTGGTGGAGAGCCTGGAGGTCACCTCCTCTTCAAGCCAACCTTCAGAGTTGGCCATGAAACAGGACCAATTCCTTGCACAC CGGCTCAGCTACATGGCCTATTGCTTTTGGAAAACCTAAAGCAGCAAGTTGCCCAACTCGCCACCACCGTGAACCTGCTCATGGCCAAGGTCAATAACGGCCTCCAACCAGCAGCCTTTGAGTGGTCCGGAGAATTTCAATTCCCCCTGGAATCAGATGCAGAGCTGGACCGCTTTGAGGCCTGGCTGGTGGACCCTGCCAATGATAGGCAGAAACATGCCCTT GTGTTTACCCTGTCTGCTGTTGGGGGTGTAGATTTGAAGAGGGTGACATGGAACATTCTGTCATACCTGTTTTCTTGCCCCCTTTCCCGAACAATTAATTGGAAGGGTGTGAACAAGAAGAGGGCCTTCCACAGGATGGCATCACGGACCCTCCTCAGCC GTGCAGTGCGCAAATGCGCACTGACAGCATCTGCAACAGAAGCTGAAATATGGAGGCATGCAATAAGGTGGTTTGCCCTTTCGGCGGACAGGAGTGGAGGGCGCCAGGAGAGACTGGCGCGTCAGCAGCAGGAGCagcaaccacaacagctgccaCAGCACCCACCTGATTTTGTTtaa
- the LOC129414393 gene encoding uncharacterized protein isoform X3 — protein MPGPGWKIFRIRTLFEKVDDFSKARQKLKDYNRNGTAVLQSEDEGSMTKRRRKATRYPGFENGSTDSEPEQTPKRRPESRPQPLPISTTLPSLPPAPLLDIAVDMGQKSLDNTGQGTYTDISWNVRRESDHLNASVGGEPGGHLLFKPTFRVGHETGPIPCTPAQLHGLLLLENLKQQVAQLATTVNLLMAKVNNGLQPAAFEWSGEFQFPLESDAELDRFEAWLVDPANDRQKHALVFTLSAVGGVDLKRVTWNILSYLFSCPLSRTINWKGVNKKRAFHRMASRTLLSRAVRKCALTASATEAEIWRHAIRWFALSADRSGGRQERLARQQQEQQPQQLPQHPPDFV, from the exons ATGCCAGGCCCTGGCTGGAAAATCTTCAGAATAAGAACACTCTTTGAAAAAG tagATGACTTCAGTAAGGCAAGGCAAAAGCTGAAGGACTACAACAGAAATGGAACGGCAGTCCTCCAGTCAGAGGATGAGGGCTCAATGACAAAAAGGAGAAGAAAAGCGACACG TTACCCAGGATTTGAAAACGGAAGTACTGACTCTGAACCTGAGCAGACTCCAAAAAGAAGACCAGAGTCTCGGCCTCAGCCTCTCCCTATTAGCACTACCCTTCCTAGTCTCCCTCCAGCCCCCCTCT TGGACATCGCAGTGGACATGGGTCAGAAGTCTCTGGACAACACAGGACAGGGAACCTATACAGACATAAGCTGGAATGTGAGGAGGGAGTCAGACCACTTAAATG CTAGCGTTGGTGGAGAGCCTGGAGGTCACCTCCTCTTCAAGCCAACCTTCAGAGTTGGCCATGAAACAGGACCAATTCCTTGCACAC CGGCTCAGCTACATGGCCTATTGCTTTTGGAAAACCTAAAGCAGCAAGTTGCCCAACTCGCCACCACCGTGAACCTGCTCATGGCCAAGGTCAATAACGGCCTCCAACCAGCAGCCTTTGAGTGGTCCGGAGAATTTCAATTCCCCCTGGAATCAGATGCAGAGCTGGACCGCTTTGAGGCCTGGCTGGTGGACCCTGCCAATGATAGGCAGAAACATGCCCTT GTGTTTACCCTGTCTGCTGTTGGGGGTGTAGATTTGAAGAGGGTGACATGGAACATTCTGTCATACCTGTTTTCTTGCCCCCTTTCCCGAACAATTAATTGGAAGGGTGTGAACAAGAAGAGGGCCTTCCACAGGATGGCATCACGGACCCTCCTCAGCC GTGCAGTGCGCAAATGCGCACTGACAGCATCTGCAACAGAAGCTGAAATATGGAGGCATGCAATAAGGTGGTTTGCCCTTTCGGCGGACAGGAGTGGAGGGCGCCAGGAGAGACTGGCGCGTCAGCAGCAGGAGCagcaaccacaacagctgccaCAGCACCCACCTGATTTTGTTtaa
- the LOC129414393 gene encoding uncharacterized protein isoform X2: MPGPGWKIFRIRTLFEKDDFSKARQKLKDYNRNGTAVLQSEDEGSMTKRRRKATRYPGFENGSTDSEPEQTPKRRPESRPQPLPISTTLPSLPPAPLLDIAVDMGQKSLDNTGQGTYTDISWNVRRESDHLNVINSSAHQSTPLPPQHLSPVFDINMDFPYSHASVGGEPGGHLLFKPTFRVGHETGPIPCTPAQLHGLLLLENLKQQVAQLATTVNLLMAKVNNGLQPAAFEWSGEFQFPLESDAELDRFEAWLVDPANDRQKHALVFTLSAVGGVDLKRVTWNILSYLFSCPLSRTINWKGVNKKRAFHRMASRTLLSRAVRKCALTASATEAEIWRHAIRWFALSADRSGGRQERLARQQQEQQPQQLPQHPPDFV, encoded by the exons ATGCCAGGCCCTGGCTGGAAAATCTTCAGAATAAGAACACTCTTTGAAAAAG ATGACTTCAGTAAGGCAAGGCAAAAGCTGAAGGACTACAACAGAAATGGAACGGCAGTCCTCCAGTCAGAGGATGAGGGCTCAATGACAAAAAGGAGAAGAAAAGCGACACG TTACCCAGGATTTGAAAACGGAAGTACTGACTCTGAACCTGAGCAGACTCCAAAAAGAAGACCAGAGTCTCGGCCTCAGCCTCTCCCTATTAGCACTACCCTTCCTAGTCTCCCTCCAGCCCCCCTCT TGGACATCGCAGTGGACATGGGTCAGAAGTCTCTGGACAACACAGGACAGGGAACCTATACAGACATAAGCTGGAATGTGAGGAGGGAGTCAGACCACTTAAATG TAATCAATAGCTCAGCGCACCAGTCAACACCACTACCACCTCAACACTTGAGTCCAGTGTTTGACATTAATATGGACTTCCCCTATTCACATG CTAGCGTTGGTGGAGAGCCTGGAGGTCACCTCCTCTTCAAGCCAACCTTCAGAGTTGGCCATGAAACAGGACCAATTCCTTGCACAC CGGCTCAGCTACATGGCCTATTGCTTTTGGAAAACCTAAAGCAGCAAGTTGCCCAACTCGCCACCACCGTGAACCTGCTCATGGCCAAGGTCAATAACGGCCTCCAACCAGCAGCCTTTGAGTGGTCCGGAGAATTTCAATTCCCCCTGGAATCAGATGCAGAGCTGGACCGCTTTGAGGCCTGGCTGGTGGACCCTGCCAATGATAGGCAGAAACATGCCCTT GTGTTTACCCTGTCTGCTGTTGGGGGTGTAGATTTGAAGAGGGTGACATGGAACATTCTGTCATACCTGTTTTCTTGCCCCCTTTCCCGAACAATTAATTGGAAGGGTGTGAACAAGAAGAGGGCCTTCCACAGGATGGCATCACGGACCCTCCTCAGCC GTGCAGTGCGCAAATGCGCACTGACAGCATCTGCAACAGAAGCTGAAATATGGAGGCATGCAATAAGGTGGTTTGCCCTTTCGGCGGACAGGAGTGGAGGGCGCCAGGAGAGACTGGCGCGTCAGCAGCAGGAGCagcaaccacaacagctgccaCAGCACCCACCTGATTTTGTTtaa